In the Populus trichocarpa isolate Nisqually-1 chromosome 1, P.trichocarpa_v4.1, whole genome shotgun sequence genome, one interval contains:
- the LOC7496820 gene encoding uncharacterized protein LOC7496820, which translates to MSEGGYAIELYFDPALENQVLKAWNVLARRQISSQLIEIESRPHITLYSTPFIDPTKLESIIKTFASKQEPLPLSLSTIGCLPNDNNILFLAPTPSLSLLQFHSQLCDAMRKEGIEISEEYRPDNWIPYCAVAQDVPKARMGESLCVLRDLKLPVAGYAMDIGLVEFSPVREFFSFVLGNTLEG; encoded by the coding sequence atgTCAGAGGGTGGTTATGCTATTGAGCTTTATTTCGATCCAGCACTTGAAAACCAGGTGCTCAAGGCCTGGAACGTGCTGGCTCGACGCCAAATAAGCAGCCAACTTATTGAAATCGAGTCTCGACCTCACATAACCCTTTATTCAACTCCCTTTATTGATCCCACTAAGCTTGAATCAATCATCAAGACTTTCGCATCTAAGCAAGAACCATTGCCCTTATCTCTCTCCACCATTGGTTGCCTTCCAAATGACAACAATATTCTCTTTTTAGCCCCCACGCCTTCGCTTTCCCTTCTTCAATTCCATTCTCAGTTGTGTGATGCAATGAGGAAGGAGGGGATTGAGATCAGTGAAGAATATCGCCCGGACAATTGGATTCCTTATTGTGCAGTGGCTCAGGATGTCCCCAAGGCAAGGATGGGTGAGTCTTTATGTGTTTTGAGAGATTTGAAGTTGCCTGTTGCTGGGTATGCAATGGATATTGGGTTAGTGGAGTTTTCTCCCGTTCGTGAGTTCTTTTCGTTCGTGCTTGGTAATACATTAGAAGGAtga
- the LOC18095306 gene encoding alpha-mannosidase 2 — MPFSSYIGGNARRGNVWPSSLLPTISPTPTRSKHPSRKSRKRTALINFIFTNFFTIALSISLCFLLITILLFGIPKPLLSSPFKSKPPSYYRVRNRKPPQNDNSNGNSSNNFNGKEDGAGGATVDITTKGLYDRIQFLDEDGGPWKQGWRVSYKGDEWNSEKLKVFVVPHSHNDPGWKLTVEEYYDMQSRHILDTIVHTLSKDPRRKFIWEEMSYLERWWRDASVEKRESFTNLVKAGQLEIVGGGWVMNDEANSHYFAIIEQITEGNMWLKDTIGVVPKNSWAIDPFGYSPTMAYLLRRMGFENMLIQRTHYELKKELALQKNLEYTWRQSWDVEESTDIFTHMMPFYSYDIPHTCGPEPAICCEFDFARMHGFNYELCPWGKHPVEISQENVQERALKLLDQYRKKSTLYRTNTLLIPLGDDFRYISIDEAEAQFRNYQMLFDYINSNPSLNAEAKFGTLDDYFRTLREEADRINYSLPGEVGSGQIGGFPSLSGDFFTYADRQQDYWSGYYISRPFFKAVDRVLEQTLRAAEIMMALLHGYCQRAQCEKLATGFAYKMTAARRNLALFQHHDGVTGTAKDHVVQDYGIRMHTSLQDLQIFMSKSIEVLLGIHHEKSDHSPSQFESEQVRSKYDVQPVLKAINAREGTSQSVVLFNPLEQTREEVVMVIVKRPDVTVLDSNWTCVPSQVSPELQHDKSKIFTGRHRLHWKASVPAMGLQTYYVANGFEGCEKAKPAKLKYFSMSNSFSCPAPYACSKIEEGVAEIQNQHQTLTFDVKHGLLQKVTNTDGSMNAVGEEIGMYSSRGSGAYLFKPNGHAQPIIEAGGHMVIFEGLLVQEVYSYPKTTWEKAPISHSTRIYNGDSTMRELLIEKEYHVELLGQDFNDRELIVRYKTDLDNKRIFFSDLNGFQMSRRETYDKIPLQGNYYPMPSLAFMLGSNGKRFSVHSRQSLGVASLKDGWLEIMLDRRLLRDDGRGLGQGVMDNRPMNVIFHLLFESNISSTSDPVSNPLPLSPSLLSHLVGAHLNYPLHAFVAKNPQELSVQPPPRSFSPLAAPLPCDLHMVNFKVPRPSKYSQQLIEDPRFVLILQRRHWDTSYCRKGRSQCTTVANEPLNLFNMFKGLEVLKAKATSLNLLHEDIEMLGYMEQVADVGQEGHVVISPMEIQAYKLVLRPHQ; from the exons ATGCCTTTCTCCTCTTACATTGGTGGCAACGCCCGCCGTGGCAACGTGTGGCCCAGCTCACTTCTCCCCACCATCTCTCCCACTCCGACTAGATCAAAACACCCATCAAGAAAGTCACGCAAAAGGACGGCTCTGATTAACTTCATCTTCACAAACTTCTTCACCATCGCTCTTTCAATCTCTCTCTGCTTCCTTTTGATTACCATCCTCCTCTTTGGCATCCCAAAAcccctcctctcctctccttttAAATCCAAGCCTCCTTCTTATTACAGGGTCCGGAATAGAAAGCCACCCCAGAATGACAACAGCAACGGAAACAGCAGCAATAACTTCAACGGGAAGGAAGATGGAGCTGGTGGGGCTACTGTGGATATAACCACAAAGGGTTTGTATGATAGGATCCAGTTCTTGGATGAGGATGGTGGGCCGTGGAAGCAAGGTTGGAGAGTGAGCTATAAAGGGGATGAATGGAATAGTGAGAAATTGAAGGTTTTTGTGGTGCCTCATTCGCATAATGATCCAGGCTGGAAGCTTACTGTGGAGGAGTATTATGACATGCAATCTAGGCATATACTTGATACAATTGTCCACACACTTTCTAag GATCCTCGTCGGAAATTCATATGGGAAGAGATGTCTTATTTGGAGAGATGGTGGAGGGATGCATCAGTGGAAAAAAGAGAATCGTTTACCAATTTAGTCAAGGCAGGACAGTTGGAAATTGTTGGGGGCGGTTGGGTAATGAATGATGAG GCTAATTCGCATTACTTTGCCATAATCGAGCAG ATTACAGAAGGGAATATGTGGTTGAAGGACACAATCGGGGTTGTTCCTAAGAATTCATGGGCAATAGATCCATTTGGTTACTCTCCCACCATGGCATATCTGCTTCGTCGTATGGGTTTCGAGAACATGCTTATTCAAAGAACCCATTATGAGCTGAAGAAGGAACTTGCTTTGCAAAAGAATTTAGAATACACATGGCGTCAGAGCTGGGATGTTGAGGAAAGCACTGATATTTTTACACACATGATGCCCTTCTATTCCTATGATATTCCTCATACTTGTGGACCAGAGCCTGCTATTTgttgtgaatttgattttgcTCGAATGCATGGCTTTAATTATGAACTGTGTCCATGGGGCAAACATCCAGTGGAAATCAGCCAGGAAAATGTTCAGGAGAGAGCACTAAAGCTACTGGATCAATACAGGAAGAAATCAACTCTGTACCGGACTAATACCCTCCTTATTCCTCTTGGTGATGATTTCCGTTACATCAGTATTGATGAAGCAGAGGCTCAGTTTCGGAATTACCAAATGTTATTTGATTACATCAACTCCAATCCCAGTTTAAATGCAGAGGCAAAATTTGGTACTTTGGATGATTACTTCCGAACTCTTCGTGAAGAGGCTGACAGGATAAATTATTCTCTTCCTGGAGAGGTTGGCTCTGGTCAGATTGGGGGTTTTCCATCTCTATCAGGTGACTTCTTTACTTATGCTGATAGGCAACAGGACTATTGGAGTGGCTATTACATCTCAAGGCCTTTCTTTAAGGCTGTTGATCGGGTACTAGAGCAAACACTTCGTGCTGCAGAAATAATGATGGCTTTGTTGCATGGTTATTGCCAGAGAGCACAATGTGAAAAATTGGCCACAGGGTTTGCCTACAAGATGACTGCTGCGAGGAGGAATTTAGCTCTTTTCCAACATCATGATGGGGTAACTGGCACGGCTAAGGATCATGTTGTTCAGGACTACGGAATTCGGATGCATACTTCTTTACAGGACTTGCAAATTTTCATGTCCAAATCAATTGAAGTACTCCTTGGTATTCACCATGAAAAGTCTGATCATAGTCCATCCCAGTTTGAGTCAGAACAGGTGAGATCTAAATATGATGTTCAACCAGTGCTTAAGGCAATCAATGCTCGTGAAGGAACTTCACAATCTGTTGTGCTTTTTAATCCCTTGGAGCAAACTAGAGAAGAGGTTGTGATGGTCATTGTTAAAAGGCCTGATGTTACTGTTTTGGATTCAAACTGGACTTGTGTCCCAAGCCAAGTGTCCCCTGAATTGCAGCATGATAAAAGCAAGATTTTTACTGGGAGGCATCGTCTCCATTGGAAAGCTTCTGTTCCTGCCATGGGATTGCAAACATATTATGTTGCTAATGGTTTTGAGGGATGTGAAAAAGCGAAACCAGCAAAACTAAAATACTTCTCGATGTCTAATTCATTTTCTTGCCCTGCTCCGTATGCTTGCTCCAAAATAGAAGAAGGCGTGGCTGAAATTCAGAATCAACATCAAACTCTCACCTTTGATGTCAAGCATGGTTTGTTGCAGAAAGTAACTAATACAGATGGTTCCATGAATGCTGTGGGTGAAGAAATAGGAATGTACTCTAGTCGGGGAAGTGGGGCCTACCTATTCAAACCCAATGGTCATGCTCAACCTATCATTGAGGCTGGTGGGCACATGGTGATATTTGAGGGTCTATTGGTTCAGGAAGTGTATTCTTATCCTAAAACGACATGGGAAAAAGCCCCCATCTCCCATAGCACTCGAATTTATAATGGAGATAGCACTATGAGGGAATTGCTTATCGAGAAAGAATACCATGTTGAGCTTCTTGGCCAAGATTTTAATGACAGGGAATTGATAGTTAGATACAAGACAGATCTTGATAATAAAaggattttcttttctgatttaaATGGCTTCCAGATGAGCAGGAGAGAGACTTATGATAAGATACCCCTGCAGGGGAATTACTACCCTATGCCTTCTCTAGCATTCATGTTAGGATCCAATGGCAAGAGGTTTTCTGTCCATTCTAGACAGTCACTGGGTGTGGCCAGCCTTAAAGATGGATGGTTAGAGATTATGCTTGACCGCCGTTTGCTAAGAGACGATGGACGTGGTCTTGGGCAAGGAGTGATGGATAATCGTCCAATGAATGTGATCTTTCACCTTCTTTTTGAGTCTAACATTTCTTCCACTTCAGATCCTGTTTCCAATCCTCTTCCCCTCagcccttctcttctctcacaCTTAGTTGGTGCTCACTTGAATTATCCATTGCATGCATTTGTAGCGAAGAATCCCCAGGAGTTATCTGTGCAACCACCTCCAAGATCCTTCTCACCTTTGGCTGCTCCCTTGCCTTGTGACTTGCATATGGTGAATTTTAAAGTTCCCCGGCCATCAAAATATTCTCAGCAGCTGATTGAAGATCCTAGGTTTGTCCTGATCTTACAGAGGAGGCATTGGGATACTTCATACTGTCGAAAGGGTAGATCTCAGTGTACCACTGTTGCTAATGAACCTCTAAATCTTTTCAACATGTTCAAGGGGCTTGAGGTGTTGAAAGCAAAGGCAACTTCTTTGAATCTTTTGCATGAAGACATAGAGATGCTTGGATATATGGAGCAGGTTGCGGATGTGGGTCAAGAGGGACATGTAGTCATCTCTCCCATGGAAATACAGGCATACAAGTTGGTACTACGGCCACACCAGTAA